The genomic window CGCTGCCGACCAGCGGCGCGACGGCGTTGGCGATGTTGGACGTACCGGAGCTGAAGGCCATCAGGCAGCCGATCGCGACGACCGTCACCGTCCCGATCAGTTCGCGACGGTTCGTCGTCCGGTGGAGCTTCGGGAGCGGAACGGCGCCGGAGCGATCGACCTCGATGAGCGGGCCCGAACTTCGTTCGATTGCCACCATGCGGTTGAGTCGTGCGTAGAAGTACCGGCCGATGATCAACGATACCCAGAAGCCGATGACCGGCGAGACGATCCACCACGTGAGGATCTCGCCCATGACGGCGACGTCCAGGACGCCACCGGCCAGTGCCAGCCCTGCGATCGCCCCGACGGCAGTCATCGACGTCGAGGCCGGGACGCCGAAAAGGTTGCCCATGAGGAGCGCGACGCCGATGAAAAACAGCACCGCGATCGACGTTTCGAGCGTGAAGACCCCGGGATCGACGACGAGTTCCGAGCCGAGCTTCGTCACGACGTTCCGGCCGAGCGTCCAGGCGCCGATGAAGAAGAAGACGCCCATCAGCGCTGCAGCCGTCGTTTTCGATATCGCGTCGGCGCCGACGGCCGGCCCGAACGCCGGGCCGGTCGTCGAGCCGCCGATGTTGTACGCGACGAACATGGCGACGACGACGCCGACGACGAGGAGGATCCCGACCATCAGTCGCTCTCGTTCCCGGCAGCGTCCTCGTCGTCTTGTGCGTCGGACTCGCCCTCGTCGTCCCGCTGCTCGTCGCCAGCCTGGGACTGCAGTTCACCCTCCAACTTCTCCTCGACGGTCTCTTCGACCGTATCACTGACCGTCTCCTCGACGGTATCGTTCACCGTCTGCTCGACGGTTTCCTCGACAGTCTCCTCCACCGTGTCGCTGACCGTCTGTTCGACCGTGTCACTGACCGTCTCGCCGACCTTCGCTTCGACCGCCTCCTCGACGGTTTCCTCGACCGTCTCCTCCACCGTATCGCTGACCGTCTGTTCGACGGTCTCTTCGACGGTTTCACTGACGGTCTCTTCCACCGTTTCGCCGACCTTCTCGTCCACCGTTTTGTCGACCGTCTCCTCGACGGTCTCGCCGACCGTATCGTCGACCGTCGGTTCGACCGACTCGCCCACTTTCGCCTCGACGGTTTCCTCGACCGACTGACTGACCGTCTGGTCGACGGTCTCTTCGACGGTTTCACTGACGGTCTCTTCCACCGTTTCGCCGACCTTCTCGTCCACCGTTTTATCGACCGTCTCCTCGACCGTCTCCTCGACCGTCTCCTCGACGGTCTCCTTGACTGCCGTGGTCATCCAGTCCGGGTCGAACCTGGCCATCTTCCAGCCGACGTGGATCACGTAGGAGAGCAAGACGCCGAATCCGAACGCCACTCCGACGGAGGTTCCGGCGACGAGGATCAGCCCCACCGAGATTGCGATCAGGAGACCGTATACGAGATCGACGATCGAGTCGACGCGATTAGGGTTCACGCTGCCCACCCGTGATCGTCGCAGATACTGCTGGGACGAGCGCGGTTCGTCGTCCACGAAGCGTTGTAGAAATCACGTGAATAATTATAGAAACCACCGAGTAAAGTATCTTGGTAAAGGCAGCGGAACGCCGGCGCCAGTACGATGTTTCGCCGGGGATTCGGCGATCTGCGTGAGAACGATGACCGCGGCCAGATATTGGAGCCGAGACCCTCAGAGGCCACCCATACACGCTGCTCCGAAAACTCGGTGTCGATGACGTGCGAGGGCGAATAGCGGGCTTCAGAACGGCTAGGCCAGTGGTCAGTAGTTGGGCGGTTGCGGTTGCAGGAACGCAGTTCACCGACGGCGAGGGGCGAAGCCCCGAGTCGGCGGGCCTTTTTCATGAACGTTTTTCGAGGGGGCGGGTCGCCGGGCGACCCGCGCCCTGGAAAAAGGTTCTATTGGAACGTTCTGCCGGCGTCCCGTCCAGCGGGCTCGGTCGGCTCGTCCCGGTCGAACTGCTGTTCGATCTCCTCGTAGCGCTCCCGGACGTCGTCGGTCACGCTGGGGTTGACCTCTTCGAGCGCGTGCTCGAAGTGCTCTTTGCTGATCCGGACGTTGCCGACGGACTCGGCGACTTCGGACTTGTCGACGGAGTTGACGAACTCGCGGCTGGCGGCCATCGCGGCCTCGCGGGCGACGGCTTCGACGTCGGCGCCGACGTAGCCCTCGGTCTCGCGGGCCAGCCAGTTGAGGTCGACGTCGTCGGCGATGGGCTTGTTCCGCGTGTGGACCTCGAAGATCTTGCGGCGGGCCTCCTCGTCGGGCACGGGCACGTGGACGTGGCGGTCCAGGCGACCGGGCCGGAGCAGGGCGTTGTCGATGAGGTCCGGACGGTTGGTCGTCGCGATGACGACGACGTCCTCCATGGCCTCGACGCCGTCCAGTTCCGTCAGGAGCTGTGAGACGACGCGCTCGCCGACCTGAGAGTCACCGGCGGACTGTCCTCGTTCGCCGGCGATTGAGTCGATCTCGTCGAAGAACACGACGGTCGGGGCGTTCTCGCGGGCCTTGCTGAAGACCTCGCGAACGCCCTTCTCCGACTCCCCGACGAACTTGTTCAGCAGCTCCGGTCCCTTCACCGAGATGAAGTTGGACTGGGCCTCGTTGGCGACGGCCTTCGCGAGCAGGGTCTTCCCCGTCCCGGGCGGGCCGTACATCAGGACGCCCTTGGCGGCCTGCATGTCCAACTCCTCGAAGACCTCGGGGTATTCGAGTGGCCACTGGATCGTCTCGCGGAGGCGCTCCTTGGTGTCCTCGAGGCCGCCGACGTCGTTCCAGGTGATGTCGGGAACCTCGACGAAGACCTCCCGCAGTGCGGAGGGCTCGATGCCCTTCTGTGCCTCTCGGAGGTCTCGTTCGGTGACCTGCAACGAGTCGAGCACCTCGGCGTCGATCTCCTCCTCCTCGAGGTCGATCTCGGGGCGGATGCGCCGGAGGGCGTTCATCGCGGCCTCCTTCGTCAGGGACTCGAGGTCCGCGCCGACGAATCCGTGCGTGCTCTCGGCGTACTCGTCGAGGTCGATGCCGTCGGCGAGGGGCATCCCGCGGGTGTGGACCTGCAGGATCTCGCGGCGACCCTCGCGGTCTGGCACGCCGACCTCGATCTCGCGGTCGAAGCGGCCACCGCGCCGGAGCGCGGGGTCGATGTCGTCCACGCGGTTGGTCGCGGCGATGACGGTGACCTGGCCCCGCTCCTCGAGGCCGTCCATCAGGCTGAGGAGCTGTGCGACGACGCGGCGCTCCACGTCGCCCTGGGCCTCACCGCGCTTGGGCGCGATGGAGTCGAGTTCGTCGATGAAGACGATGGCGGGCTCGTTCTCCTCGGCCTCCTCGAAGATGTCACGCAGCTGCTCCTCGCTTTCCCCGTAGTACTTCGACATGATCTCCGGGCCGGAGATCGTCTCGAAATGGGCGTCGATTTCGCTGGCGACTGCGCGGGCCATCAGCGTCTTGCCGGTGCCCGGCGGGCCATGGAGCAACACGCCCTTCGGGGGATCGATGCCGAGCTGGCGGAACAGCTCGGGGTGGCGCATCGGCAGCTCGATCATCTCGCGGACCTGCTCGAGTTCGTCGTCGAGGCCACCGATGTCCTCGTAGGTCACGTCCGGGACGCCGTCGCCGGCATCCGCACCGGTCTCGGTGAGCTGCTCGGCGGGCGTCTCGCTGACGACGACCTCCGTGGAGTCGGTGATGACGACGGTACCGGTGGGCTGGGTCTCTGCGACCTTCACGGGGACCGCCTGGCTGGAATCCGAGAGGGGACCGAAGGAGAGCGGGAAGGGGACCGTCTGTCCCTCCGCGACGGCGCGGCCGCTCAGCTTGTCGCGCACGAGCGGGCCGATGTTGCCCCGAATGCGGAGGTTCTGGGGCAGCGCCACCGTCACGGAGTCGGCGGGCTGGACGTCCGCGGGCTCGAGGTCCACGCGGTCGTCGACGCTAACGCCGGCCTGCTTGCGGATGCGGCCGTCGACGCGCACGACGTCCTTGCCGCGGTCCTCGGGGTAGCCGGGCCAGACGCGAGCGACGGCCTTCCCGTCGCCAGGGCCTTCCAGCAGCACGTAGTCGCCGTTCTCGAGATCGAGCTCGTCCATCGCGAGCCGGTCGATCGCGGCGAGTCCGCGTCCTGCGTCTTTCTGTTTGAGGGGTTTGACAGTCAGTCTCATTACTCGTCGGCCTCCAGTTCGATGGTTAGCACGCCGTTTTCCATAAACGCACGTGCGACGGGCTCGGGGAGGTCGATGTCGGTCTGTTCCTCGCCGTGCATGACGATCGCAGTGTCGCCGACCACGTCCACCGACGCGTCCCCCGCGCCAGGGCCGAAGTCCGCGACGACGGTCTGACCGCCGTCTCGACGGACGGAGTGGACCGACCGATCGTCGTCGTTGATGAACTGTTGTAGCTCCATTCGACTAACCATACGTAAGTGCGATAAGTATTTAAGCTTAACGCCAATGTACCCCCGGTGCGTCGGTCGATTCGCGATCTAATCTTGGTCTGGAGTGGATTTGTAGTTCACGGACTCCGATCGCCGCGAGACACCGTCGAGGCCGGAACGGAAGTCGTGACTTCGTCCGGATTCCGGACGGAGCATCCACCCGGAGTCGGCACCGTTCGGTGCCGCCGGACGAACGGCCCAGGGGATTCGACGTCGCCGTACCGAGCGAATACGATCTCCGACCCGATCGAGGACCGTCTCCGATCCGATCGAATACCATCGCCGACCCGATCAAAAACCATCTCCGGTCCGATCGAATACCGTCCCCTGATTGATCGCGTGCCACCCCTGCACCGGACGAATGCTATCGCGACGCTATCGAAACGTGGTGCGATTTATCCCACGGCGCGACCTATGACCGGTATGGAGACGGTTAGCCACTACGGGCGGACCACGGCCTACCGCGAGTCCGATCGCGGCGGTTCGGGCTCGCCCCTGCTCTTCGTCCACGGTAGCGGCGGTTCACACGCCGTCTGGCGCTCGCAGTTCCGGCTCGCCGACGACCACCCGATCACGACGCTCGACCTGAGCGGGCACGGCGAGTCCGACGACGTCGACGCGAACGCGGGCTACGAGACGCTCTCTGCGTACGCGGACGACGTGATCGCTGTTGCGGACGCCACGGACGCCCGGATTCTTGCGGGGAACTCGCTGGGCGGCGCCGTCGCCCTGCACGTCGCGCTCGAACGGACCGACGAGATCGACCTCGACGGCCTGATTCTGGCTGGCACCGGTGCCCGCCTCGCCGTCCTCGAATCGCTCCGGGAGTGGCTGGCCGAGGACTTCGATCGCGCGATCGAGTTCCTCCACGCACCGGGCCGGCTCTTCGTCGATCCCAGCCCGGAACTGGTCGACGCCTCCGAGACCGTCATGCGCGAAACGGGGCGCGCGGTCACCGAGCGAGACTTCCTGACCTGCCACGAGTTCGATGTGCGGGACCGCCTCGACGAGATCGACGTGCCCACGCTCGCCATCGCCGGCGGAGGCGATCAGCTCACGCCGCCGCGCTATCACGACTACCTCGCGAGCGAAATCCCCGACGCCGCGCTGGCGATCCTCGAGAACGCCGGCCACCTCGCGATGCTCGAACAGCCAGAGGCGTTCAACACCGCGATCTACCGGTTCGTCACCGACCTCGATCGCTGAAGCCGCAGGCAGCCCCGCGCCGCGAGCGTTCGGCAGCCTTTTTCCAGATGCCGCACCCAGTTTTCGTCCATGTACACGACTCGGGACCTCCTCGCGATCGTACTCGCCGCGGTGCTCGGCCTCGCGCTCGTCGTCGCGCCCGGCGCGGTTCTCCGACTCCAGTGGTTCACGTTCGATCCGACCTCGGGGCGCCGGGGCGAGTGGGGGAACGACGAGCCGCGGCAGTTCGACGCGAAGTGGCTCTGGCTCCTCCGCGGAATCG from Salinarchaeum sp. Harcht-Bsk1 includes these protein-coding regions:
- a CDS encoding inorganic phosphate transporter, whose protein sequence is MVGILLVVGVVVAMFVAYNIGGSTTGPAFGPAVGADAISKTTAAALMGVFFFIGAWTLGRNVVTKLGSELVVDPGVFTLETSIAVLFFIGVALLMGNLFGVPASTSMTAVGAIAGLALAGGVLDVAVMGEILTWWIVSPVIGFWVSLIIGRYFYARLNRMVAIERSSGPLIEVDRSGAVPLPKLHRTTNRRELIGTVTVVAIGCLMAFSSGTSNIANAVAPLVGSGEVAMNPAIIVGGIAVTIGAFTIARRTLETMGSDITELPLTAAIVVASVSSTLVIFLSALGIPASFVIIATMSIVGLGWGRATRPVTVPEAVSGGESPPVTVDALAADEAGEELPPIGEEDVEDIPSPGSLFNPATTARVVLMQNIVPAIATVGSYLTFRFVPLFGL
- a CDS encoding CDC48 family AAA ATPase — its product is MRLTVKPLKQKDAGRGLAAIDRLAMDELDLENGDYVLLEGPGDGKAVARVWPGYPEDRGKDVVRVDGRIRKQAGVSVDDRVDLEPADVQPADSVTVALPQNLRIRGNIGPLVRDKLSGRAVAEGQTVPFPLSFGPLSDSSQAVPVKVAETQPTGTVVITDSTEVVVSETPAEQLTETGADAGDGVPDVTYEDIGGLDDELEQVREMIELPMRHPELFRQLGIDPPKGVLLHGPPGTGKTLMARAVASEIDAHFETISGPEIMSKYYGESEEQLRDIFEEAEENEPAIVFIDELDSIAPKRGEAQGDVERRVVAQLLSLMDGLEERGQVTVIAATNRVDDIDPALRRGGRFDREIEVGVPDREGRREILQVHTRGMPLADGIDLDEYAESTHGFVGADLESLTKEAAMNALRRIRPEIDLEEEEIDAEVLDSLQVTERDLREAQKGIEPSALREVFVEVPDITWNDVGGLEDTKERLRETIQWPLEYPEVFEELDMQAAKGVLMYGPPGTGKTLLAKAVANEAQSNFISVKGPELLNKFVGESEKGVREVFSKARENAPTVVFFDEIDSIAGERGQSAGDSQVGERVVSQLLTELDGVEAMEDVVVIATTNRPDLIDNALLRPGRLDRHVHVPVPDEEARRKIFEVHTRNKPIADDVDLNWLARETEGYVGADVEAVAREAAMAASREFVNSVDKSEVAESVGNVRISKEHFEHALEEVNPSVTDDVRERYEEIEQQFDRDEPTEPAGRDAGRTFQ
- a CDS encoding alpha/beta fold hydrolase, whose translation is METVSHYGRTTAYRESDRGGSGSPLLFVHGSGGSHAVWRSQFRLADDHPITTLDLSGHGESDDVDANAGYETLSAYADDVIAVADATDARILAGNSLGGAVALHVALERTDEIDLDGLILAGTGARLAVLESLREWLAEDFDRAIEFLHAPGRLFVDPSPELVDASETVMRETGRAVTERDFLTCHEFDVRDRLDEIDVPTLAIAGGGDQLTPPRYHDYLASEIPDAALAILENAGHLAMLEQPEAFNTAIYRFVTDLDR